A window of the Phaseolus vulgaris cultivar G19833 chromosome 5, P. vulgaris v2.0, whole genome shotgun sequence genome harbors these coding sequences:
- the LOC137835022 gene encoding leucine-rich repeat receptor-like serine/threonine-protein kinase At1g17230, with protein MMALDCSFHFLSGVYMMLLFCLGIVLVNSVNEEGSSLLMFKASLHDPNNNLYNWNSSDLTPCNWTGVYCTGSVVTGVKLYQLNLSGTLAPTICNLPKLLELNLSKNFISGPIPDGFADCGSLEVLDLCTNRLHGHLLTPISKITTLKKLYLCENYMYDEVPEELGNLVSLEELGNLVSLEELVIYSNNLTGRIPSSIRKLKRLRVIRAGLNGLSGPIPTEISECESLEILGLAQNQLEGSIPRELQKLQNLTTILLWQNSFSGEIPPEIGNISSLELLALHQNSLTGGVPRELGKLSQLKRLYMYTNMLNGTIPPELGNCTKAIEIDLSENHLIGIIPKELGLISNLSLLHLFENNLQGHIPRELGQLRVLRNLDLSLNSLTGTIPLEFENLTYMEDLQLFDNQLEGVIPPRLGAIRNLTILDISANNLFGMIPLHLCGYQKLQFLSLGSNRLFGNIPYSLKTCKSLVQLMLGDNLLTGSLPVELYELHNLTALELYQNRFSGMINPGIGQLRNLERLLLSANYFEGYLPPEIGSLTQLVTFNVSSNRFSGSIPHELGNCVRLQRLDLSRNHFTGMLPNEIGSLVNLELLKVSDNMLSGEIPGTLGNLIRLTDLELGGNQFSGSISIHLGRLAALQIALNLSHNKLSGSIPDSLGNLQMLESLYLNDNQLVGEIPRSIGDLLSLVVCNVSNNKLVGFVPDTTTFRKMDFMNFAGNNGLCRVGTSHCHPSVSSSHAAKQNWIRNGSSREKIVSIVSGVVGLVSLIFIVWICLAMRHRSHDAFASLEGQPNTHVLDNYYFPKEGFTYQDLLEATGNFSENAVLGRGACGTVYKAVMSDGEVIAVKKLNSRGEGANSVDRSFLAEISTLGKIRHRNIVKLYGFCYHEDSNLLLYEYMENGSLGEQLHSSAITCALDWSSRYKIALGAAEGLCYLHYDCKPQIIHRDIKSNNILLDEVFQAHVGDFGLAKLIDFSFSKSMSAVAGSYGYIAPEYAYTMKVTEKCDIYSFGVVLLELVTGRSPVQPLEQGGDLVTCVRRAIQASVPTSELFDKRLNLSAPKTVEEMSLILKIALFCTSTSPLNRPTMREVIAMLIDAREYVSNSPTSPTSESPLHEDDAISSKDDGVEL; from the exons ATGATGGCATTGGACTGTAGTTTTCACTTCCTTAGTGGGGTTTACATGATGCTGTTGTTTTGCCTTGGCATTGTGCTTGTGAATTCGGTTAATGAAGAGGGGTCTAGTCTTTTGATGTTCAAAGCTTCCCTTCATGACCCAAACAACAATCTCTATAACTGGAATTCTTCTGATTTGACTCCTTGCAATTGGACTGGTGTATATTGCACGGGTTCAGTGGTAACTGGTGTGAAACTTTACCAACTCAATCTATCTGGTACTTTGGCTCCTACCATCTGCAATCTTCCAAAGCTGCTCGAGTTGAATTTGTCAAAAAATTTCATCTCTGGCCCCATTCCTGATGGTTTCGCTGACTGTGGTAGTTTGGAGGTTTTGGACCTTTGCACAAATAGGCTTCACGGACACCTTCTGACCCctatttcgaaaatcacaacaCTTAAAAAGCTCTATCTGTGTGAAAACTATATGTATGATGAAGTGCCAGAGGAGCTTGGGAATTTGGTGTCACTTGAGGAGCTTGGGAATTTGGTGTCACTTGAGGAGCTAGTCATTTATAGCAATAATTTAACTGGGAGAATTCCCTCTTCAATAAGAAAGTTGAAGCGGCTTAGAGTTATAAGGGCAGGTCTGAATGGCCTCTCAGGACCAATACCAACTGAAATCAGTGAATGTGAGAGCTTGGAGATATTGGGGTTGGCACAGAATCAGCTAGAAGGTTCCATTCCAAGGGAGCTTCAAAAGCTACAGAACCTCACCACTATACTTCTGTGGCAAAATTCTTTCTCTGGAGAGATTCCTCCTGAGATTGGAAATATTAGTAGCTTGGAATTGCTTGCTTTGCACCAAAATTCACTAACTGGTGGTGTCCCCAGGGAACTGGGAAAGCTGTCCCAGTTGAAGAGGTTGTACATGTACACCAACATGTTGAATGGAACAATTCCACCTGAGCTAGGAAACTGCACAAAAGCTATTGAGATAGACCTATCTGAAAATCATTTGATTGGGATCATTCCCAAAGAGTTGGGCCTAATCTCTAATCTTAGCTTGCTTCATCTGTTTGAAAACAACCTGCAAGGTCATATTCCAAGGGAGCTTGGTCAGCTGAGGGTGCTAAGAAATTTAGACCTGTCACTAAATAGCTTGACTGGTACAATTCCACTGGAGTTTGAAAACCTTACATACATGGAAGATCTGCAGCTATTTGACAATCAACTTGAGGGTGTGATTCCTCCTCGGCTTGGAGCTATTAGAAACCTTACTATTCTTGATATATCTGCAAACAACCTTTTTGGTATGATACCTCTTCATCTTTGTGGATATCAGAAGCTGCAATTCCTGAGTCTTGGGTCAAATAGGTTGTTTGGAAATATTCCTTATAGCCTGAAAACGTGCAAATCTCTTGTGCAGCTTATGCTGGGGGACAACCTGCTGACAGGAAGCCTACCTGTTGAGTTGTATGAACTTCACAATCTTACTGCTCTTGAACTCTATCAGAACCGATTTTCGGGGATGATAAACCCCGGGATAGGCCAACTAAGGAATCTAGAGAGGCTTCTCTTGTCAGCTAACTACTTTGAAGGCTATCTCCCTCCTGAGATTGGAAGTTTGACACAACTTGTCACATTCAATGTTTCCTCTAACCGTTTCAGTGGAAGCATTCCTCATGAGTTGGGAAACTGTGTTAGACTGCAGAGACTTGATCTTAGCAGGAACCACTTCACTGGTATGCTTCCAAATGAAATTGGCAGTCTGGTGAACTTGGAGCTGTTAAAAGTTTCTGATAACATGCTCTCAGGAGAAATACCAGGCACTTTGGGGAATCTTATTCGGCTCACAGACCTGGAACTAGGTGGCAACCAGTTTTCTGGAAGCATCTCTATCCATTTGGGAAGACTTGCAGCTCTTCAGATTGCTCTTAACCTGAGCCACAACAAACTTTCTGGCTCAATTCCTGATAGTCTTGGGAACTTACAAATGCTAGAGTCTCTTTATCTCAATGACAATCAACTTGTTGGTGAGATTCCTAGATCAATTGGTGACCTTCTCAGTCTTGTAGTATGCAATGTATCTAACAACAAGCTAGTAGGATTTGTTCCAGACACCACTACATTTAGAAAGATGGATTTCATGAACTTTGCTGGGAATAACGGTTTGTGCCGTGTCGGTACCAGTCATTGCCATCCATCTGTATCTTCCTCTCATGCTGCCAAACAAAACTGGATCAGAAATGGTTCCTCAAGGGAAAAAATAGTGAGCATTGTTTCTGGGGTTGTTGGACTAGTTTCTCTTATTTTCATAGTGTGGATATGTTTGGCTATGAGGCATCGTAGCCATGATGCTTTTGCCTCACTTGAAGGGCAACCTAACACCCATGTCTTGGATAACTACTACTTTCCTAAAGAAGGGTTTACATACCAGGATCTCTTGGAAGCCACTGGCAATTTTTCAGAAAATGCAGTTCTAGGAAGAGGAGCTTGTGGCACTGTGTACAAGGCTGTTATGAGTGATGGTGAAGTGATTGCTGTCAAGAAGCTGAATTCACGAGGAGAAGGAGCAAATAGTGTTGATCGAAGCTTCCTTGCCGAGATTTCAACTCTTGGAAAGATCAGGCACAGGAACATTGTGAAGCTGTATGGATTTTGCTACCATGAGGATTCTAATCTTCTCCTATATGAATACATGGAAAATGGAAGCCTTGGGGAACAACTTCATTCAAGTGCAATCACTTGTGCACTGGATTGGAGTAGTCGATACAAAATTGCTCTTGGAGCAGCAGAAGGCTTATGCTATCTACATTATGATTGCAAACCTCAAATCATTCACCGTGACATAAAGTCAAACAACATATTACTTGATGAGGTGTTTCAGGCTCACGTTGGAGACTTCGGTTTGGCAAAGTTGATTGATTTTTCTTTCTCAAAATCCATGTCTGCTGTGGCTGGTTCCTATGGCTACATTGCCCCAG AATACGCTTACACGATGAAGGTGACTGAGAAGTGTGACATCTATAGCTTTGGGGTAGTTTTGCTTGAACTAGTCACTGGGAGGTCACCTGTTCAACCTTTGGAACAAGGTGGTGACCTAGTCACTTGTGTGAGAAGAGCAATTCAAGCATCAGTACCAACATCTGAATTATTTGACAAGAGATTGAATCTTAGTGCTCCAAAGACAGTTGAAGAAATGTCTCTTATCCTCAAAATTGCCCTGTTCTGCACCAGCACGTCTCCACTAAACAGGCCTACTATGAGAGAGGTCATTGCAATGTTGATTGATGCCAGGGAATATGTCAGCAACTCTCCAACCTCTCCTACATCAGAATCTCCATTGCATGAGGATGATGCCATTTCTTCCAAAG ATGATGGTGTTGAATTGTAA
- the LOC137835023 gene encoding serine/threonine-protein kinase WAG1-like translates to MEEPTLLFPDTDLDLSFTSTTTDRTSARTSLARTSSLTLSFNDRISTIEPSISVVNRRPHRSSDPHWTAIKAATMLSSDGRLHLRHLKLLRHLGSGNLGRVFLCRLRDYDGANFALKVVDKDLLTPKKLSHAETEAEILQALDHPFLPTLYARIDVSHYTCLLMDYCPAGDLHSLLRKQPHHRLPLSVARFFAAEVLVALEYLHALGIVYRDLKPENVLLREDGHVMLSDFDLCFKSDVAPSVTLRTHSKPPRAGPTNGRFSYNRRPYKQHQQTFLAEFIAEPVTAFSRSCVGTHEYLAPELVSGNGHGNGVDWWAFGVFVYELLYGTTPFKGCNKEGTLRNIASCKDVRFVHVAEGEEAGMGEARDLIEKLLVKDPRRRLGCTKGATDVKRHPFFDGIKWPLIRTYRPPEVKGLVRRNKSHVSGHVSCKRTRWSWKTLAHVLRKYNLIPNYSSNNNNNNYYYHYVDDSYKVN, encoded by the coding sequence ATGGAAGAACCCACATTGTTGTTCCCAGACACAGACCTGGATCTCAGTTTTACCAGCACCACCACCGACCGCACCAGCGCCCGAACCAGCCTCGCTCGAACCAGCAGCCTCACACTCAGCTTCAACGATCGTATCTCCACCATCGAGCCTTCCATCTCCGTCGTCAACCGTCGCCCCCACCGTAGCTCCGACCCCCACTGGACCGCCATCAAAGCCGCCACCATGCTCTCCTCCGACGGCCGCCTCCACCTCCGCCATCTTAAGCTCCTCCGCCATCTCGGCTCCGGCAACCTCGGCCGCGTGTTCCTCTGCCGCCTCCGCGACTACGACGGCGCCAACTTCGCCCTCAAAGTCGTCGACAAAGACCTCCTCACCCCCAAAAAACTCTCCCACGCAGAGACCGAGGCCGAAATCCTCCAAGCGCTCGATCATCCCTTCCTCCCCACGCTCTACGCGCGCATCGACGTCTCCCACTACACGTGCCTCCTCATGGACTATTGCCCCGCCGGGGACCTCCACTCCCTCCTCCGCAAACAGCCCCACCACCGCCTCCCCCTCTCGGTAGCGCGTTTCTTCGCCGCCGAGGTCCTCGTCGCCCTCGAGTACCTCCACGCGCTAGGAATCGTCTACCGCGACCTCAAACCCGAGAACGTTCTCTTGCGCGAAGACGGCCACGTCATGCTCTCGGATTTCGATCTCTGCTTCAAATCCGACGTGGCACCCAGCGTCACTCTCCGGACCCACAGCAAACCCCCTCGCGCGGGTCCCACCAACGGTCGCTTCAGTTATAACCGTCGCCCCTACAAACAACACCAGCAAACGTTTCTCGCGGAGTTCATTGCGGAACCCGTGACGGCGTTTTCACGGTCGTGCGTGGGGACGCACGAGTACCTGGCGCCCGAGCTCGTCTCCGGTAACGGTCATGGTAACGGCGTGGACTGGTGGGCTTTTGGGGTTTTCGTTTACGAGTTGCTGTACGGGACGACGCCGTTTAAGGGGTGCAACAAGGAGGGCACCCTGCGCAACATAGCGTCGTGCAAGGACGTGAGATTCGTCCACGTGGCGGAAGGAGAAGAGGCTGGGATGGGTGAGGCTAGGGATTTGATTGAGAAGCTGTTGGTGAAGGATCCAAGGAGGAGGCTAGGGTGCACCAAGGGTGCCACTGATGTTAAACGACACCCGTTTTTTGATGGGATCAAGTGGCCGTTGATTCGAACTTACCGGCCACCGGAAGTGAAGGGATTGGTGAGAAGGAACAAGTCGCACGTGAGTGGTCACGTGAGTTGCAAGAGAACGAGGTGGTCGTGGAAGACACTTGCCCATGTCCTTCGGAAATATAATTTGATTCCAAActatagtagtaataataataataataactattattatCACTATGTTGATGATAGTTATAAGGTTAATTAA